In one Chitinivibrionia bacterium genomic region, the following are encoded:
- a CDS encoding YggS family pyridoxal phosphate-dependent enzyme, with the protein CENGKCELSMGMSSDFALAIKYGATMIRVGTRIFGPRDYDK; encoded by the coding sequence TGTGTGAAAACGGCAAATGCGAACTTTCAATGGGAATGAGCAGCGATTTTGCCTTAGCGATTAAATACGGCGCAACGATGATAAGGGTCGGAACGCGAATTTTCGGACCAAGAGATTACGATAAATAG